The sequence below is a genomic window from Lolium perenne isolate Kyuss_39 chromosome 4, Kyuss_2.0, whole genome shotgun sequence.
gtgattttagatcatgaataatatgtgcataatcagatatcttgtgctctaaaaggttaggagcatataccagaattattcatgtgatgatcattgaaaaacagaaagaatattcttgagtacttaagaagaaccaagaatatatatatagtttttgtatgaagaaatgacaaacaaatcgctgtaaagtgctgcaccgatatttgttttgtcacatatgaaaataaaatttcaatttcaaattagactaagtgttgtttaaaaggtagcacaatgagctagaagttgtctatgctagatttagaagagttctaaatattgtgacggattctacaaaagaaggcagaatatgtcattgttttgacaatgacaaaggatgttaagtcaagaggttcttttagaacttggtgtagttccgacagagtcagaactttgaagctatattgtgtgtgacaatattagtgacatatttcagaccgcggaattaaggttccaccagaagaccaaacatatttaatgccgactcatttggaaatgagtgatgcgttgagacgaaaatgaattacaaaatacatacggttctgagcatgtcagatccgttgactaaaacctctcccgtgagcaaaacatgataaagcaccggaaggccaaggtgttatatctttacaaatgtaaactagattattgactctagtgcaagtgggagactgaaggagatatgccctagaggtaataataaagtggttattatttatatctttatgtttgtgataaatgtttatatatcatgctataattgtattaaccgaaacattagtacatgtgtgatatgtagacaaacaaagagtccctagtatgcctcttaaactagcttgttgattaatggatgattagtttcataatcatgaacattggatgttattaataacaaggttatatcattgtatggatgatgtaatggacacacccaattaagtgtagcataagatctcgtcattaagttatttgctataagcttttgatacatagttacctagtccttatgaccatgagatcatgtaaatcacttataccggaaaggtactttgattacaccaaacgccactgcgtaaatgggtggttataaaggtgggattaagtatccggaaagtatgagttgaggcatatggatcaacagtgggatttgtccatcccgatgacggatagatatactctgggccctctcggtggaatgtcgtctaatgtcttgcaagcatatgaataagttcataaagagaccacataccacggtacgagtaaagagtacttgtcaggagacgaggttgaacaaggtatagagtgataccgaagatcaaacctcggacaagtaaaatatcgtgtgacaaagggaattggtatcgtatgtgaatggttcattcgatcactaaagtcatcgttgaatatgtgggagccattatggatctccagatcccgctattggttattggtcggagtgagtactcaaccatgtctgcatagttcacgaaccgtagggtgacacacttaaagttggatgttgaaatggtagaacttgaatatggaatggagttcgaatatttgttcggagtcccggatgagatcccggacatcacgaggagttccggagaataagattcatatataggatgtcattttatgtgatttaaaatgatgcggaaggttctatggaaggttctagaaggttctagaaaagtccggaagaaaccaccaaggaaggcggagtcccggtgggactccacctcccatggccggccaaccctaagggggaggagtcccaagtggactccccaaggggggccggccaccccctcccaaggaaggtggaactcccacctctagtgggagtcctagcttgggtaggtttcatgagttatggaaggttttggtttggggtcttattcgaagacttgtagaccaactcttgggtgttccacctatataatgagggccaaggggagggggccggacaccccaagcaccacaaggtggccgcaccactagatggccggcgcccccctcccaaaccctagccgccccctctctcctctatagctcccgcacgcttagcgaagctccaccgggattctccaccaccaccgacatcacgccgtcgtgctgtcgtattcaagaggagctactacttccgctgcccgctggaacggggaggtggacgtcgtcttcatcaacaaccgaacgtgtgaccgagtacggaggtgttgcccgttcgtggcgccggtgatcaagatcttctacgcgcttttgcaagcggcaagtgaacatctaccgcaggaacaagagcctcatcttttaggctttggaatctcttcaagggtgagactcgataatcccctcgttgctaccatcttctagattgcatcttggcttggattgcgtgttcgcggtaggaaattttttgttttctatgcaacgttatcctacagtttttAGGTATGGCAACTCAACCCACCAAGCGGAAGGCGGCGTGGGAGGGCAATGAGAAGGAGGAGTCCGTTTGGGAGGAGGCTATGAGGACGGTGCGGAAGAGGGAGAATGAAGAAGTTGCggggaaggagaaggaggagcacGACAAGAAGATGGCCGACCGTGCCCGTATGCAAAGGGAGTATGAGGAATACCTATGGCGCGAGAAGAAGAGGAATCAGAAGCTCCAAGCCGAAAGGGACCGTCTATGGAGGGAAAAATTCCAGAGGAACATGCAACTTGCTCAACTAGAGAGGGAGAGGGACAATGGGATACACCTAGAGGAGGTGTCTAAGGAGGCTGAGCGCATAAGGGAGGAAAGAGCTCCAGCGGAACTTCAAAGACGGAGGAGCGCCACCATTTTTTCGACTCGGTGGTACAGTTGACTCGTGAgataagggagaaggaagaactgGCGGAAGAATctaggaagaagaaggcgaagggGGAGGGAGCTTTCGCCATACAGTGATGTCCGTTTGGCTATGTTCAAGTTGTCGAACCTTAATGTTGTCGAACCTTGATGTTGTATGAACCTTGATCTTGTCGAACCTTGATGTCGTCGAACCTTATTGTAATTCGAACCATGATGTCGTCGAACCTTATGTGCGATCTGAACCATTATGTTGTCTCATAGATGTTGTGTGCAATGTTGTATTAAAAAATGTTGAAATATGGTAGCACTTTTCATGATGtagcacaagtcaatgtgtggcgcccttgccatgggcgccacacttcactgtgtggcgccgatgccatgggCTCCACACATGTCAATTTatatgtcgaaaacatccaggggctccggacgcttagtccttagccgttttggcgtgcCTGTTTGTTCGGCGCCGAGAGCATCGGCGCCAAACTATGAAGTGTGGCGCCCttagcatcggcgccacacaaacagggtcgccaaaacggctaaggactaagcgtccggagcccctggatgttttcgacatatATATTGACATGTGTGATGcccatggcatcggcgccacactttgaaagtgtggcgcccatgggagcgacgccacacatcctgccacgtcggctGGTCAACCGCGCGCAGCGTCGACCATGCCACGCCGGATGGATGTGTGTCGTCGctcgcatgggcgccacacaatgaagtgtggcgccgatgggaagggcggcacacaaaagggttagataagTGAAATAGTTTGGCCAGAGAGTCAGTATGTGCTTTTCTTTCataaaagggttatttttgtcaaAATCGCCAGACCCACATGCAACTAGTATAATCTCAGTTGCGGCCTAAATGCAACTGGGGAAAAAATCTGAGTTGCAACCCACATGTGACAAACAAAAAAAGTCTCAAATGCAACAGAAAAAATCTCAGTCGCCAACCCATATGCAAGTGGGCGAATCTCAGTTGCGACAATCACATGCAACTGGAAAAGTTTTAGTTGCGATCCACATGCAACTGGAAAAAAAACCTCAGTTACGAGCCAAATGCAACTAGAAAAAAAAAATCTCCGTTACAACTAATCTATAACTTCCTAAACTTTTTTTTTAAGACAAAGACAGTGGGGAAGGCCCCCACTGCGCCGTTTTCATTTTCTATATATAAAAAACATATTTACAATGTTCTGGTCTCAAAAGAAGAAAATTAAAAATTGTCAATCCAATCTTGCATGCCTTCTTTAAGGCCTGGCTTTACCCTATGCCTAACTTGAGACACAGATAATTTAAAGAAACCATAGCAAAGCTCAATGTCCTTCTGGTCATTTTCAAAGATAATCTTGTTCCTCTGATTCCATATACTCCAGCATCCCACCATCATGGCTTCTTTGAAGAAAATGAGGCTGGTTCTTTCATTTGCTTCAGTGACCATGTCAATAATATCAAGGTCAGTGTTCCATTCAATCCCAATTCTCCACCAAAAATTTCTGCTGAAGTCACACTGAAAGAAAAGGTGGGTCATGTATTCCTCTGCATTGTCATCACATAATACACATCTTTGATTGTCCACAAAGAATTTTTTTCGTTTCATAAGCTCTTTAGTATTCAGCCTGTCTTGTAAGAGCAGCCAAAAGAAAAATTTGTGTTTTGGCAAGCAAGCAGAATTCCAAATCCACATGAATGGTGCAGGTGCTATGTTTGGCttggtgatagcaagatatacctTTTTGGTAGAATATTTCACACTATTTCCATCCAAAGACCATTTATCCTTCTCCATCGAATCATTCTCTGGGGCAGTGAAGCAGTTGAGGGTATGTAATCTGATACATTGTTCATCAGCAATGGTAGATAGGGGTGTATGGAACATACTGTATCTATTCTCCTGCATTTGCTGAATGGCATACTCCAGTGTACCTTTTTTGTTTTTAGCAAACGAAAAAAGCTGGGGAAATTTGCTATGCAGGTTTGAAGCATTCCATTTATCACTCCATTTATCAGACCAGAGAAGTATACTGTGCCCATTTCCTGGGATCACAGTGGTGATTTGTTTGAATTCATCAAGTAATGAGATGCAGTTGCGCCACCAGTGTGATCCCTTTAAGGTGTCCTGATCAGGCAATGTCCCAGAGTTATAATGTGGTCTCCACATTAACTGCACCCAAGGTATGTCTCTGCAATTATAAAATTTATACAGGTTTTTTTATCATCAAGGCTCTATTTTGCTGCTTGAGATCAAGTACACCAGACCACCAGATTTCTTAGGTAAACAAACTTTTTCCCATTTGACTAGACATGACCCACTTTTGTGAATATCCTTACCATGCCAAAGGAAATTCCTGCTTGCCTTTTCAATATGGTCAATATGTGTGGCATGTAGTTTCATTGCTCCCATAATATGATTTGGCATAGCAGAAATAATAGATTTTACTGCTACCAGTCTTGCACTATAAGACATTAGATTTGCCAGCCCAGAAAGCCTTCTATCAATTTTACATATCATTGGTGTAAGGTCATCAACTCTGGGTCTTGTAGTACCCATTGGCAGTCCTAGGTATGTAAAAGGTAAAGCCTCCAATTTGCAACCAAATCTACTGGCAAGCTCCTGACTTTTCTGTGGAGAAGTATTGATAGGAACAAGAGAAGATTTATGGTAGTTTATTTTAAGGCCAGTGGACAAGGTTAAATCTTGTAATAAAGACTTGAGATATCCAATTTGGTCAATATCAGCTGGGAGTATCAGAAGTGTGTCATCAGCAAATCATAACGTAATCCAATGACCAGGAACATTTTTCTCAGCTACCATATATGTGTCCCTAATTTCTTTTTTGCAATGAACAAGAGCCggaaaaaaggaacaaacattCGCTAAACGTCACATGGTACAGAGGCATGGAAAAGAAGCGAAGCAAAGCAAAGCCCATGAAAACGCAACAGGTCAACTGCCCACAACAAAGCAATAACCAGCGGCCGAGCGTGCAGCGGCCTTGGAGGACCTGAAATCAATAAGACTACACGAATTTTGATGCACTTAATCTAATGGATGATAAGATGATTGAGATTTAATGAATCTCAGGCGCCTGATTTCCAGCAATTCTGATAGATTATTAGTAAGTATAGATAAAGGTAtagaaaaagacaaatttctgacaaaaacTATCCCCATACAGAGCCAAAAAATTTCCTCTCTAGCTCAAAATACAACTCAATTTTTACCAAAACTTCGCATGagtattcaaagtattcataaAATAAATTTTAAGATTTTCTAAAACATGGAGGTAcaattttaaaatatttaaaaaaccGGGACCCAGGTGCACCAAATCTGTACTCGAGAGGGCAGTTACACACGAACGGTATGGGCCATGAGTTAATATACTTGTTGTCCGGGCTACTGGGCTTCCACTCTAGCCATATTATTATTTTTCCAGTCGGTTTCTAATCTAAGCCCATATAAACCCTGGCATCAAGGAAGTGATGTCGACCTGGACTTCCCCTCGATCAGCCGCGATGGGGAGCACCCAGATCGGCGACGACCGCATCAGCAAGCTCGCCGACGGCGTGCTCGGCCACATCCTCTCTTTCCTACCAGCACGGGAAGCCGCGCGCGCGGCCGCGCTGTCGACCAGGTGGCGCCGCGTCCTCGCCAGCGTCCACACTGTCTCCCTAGAGGAGCCGGAGAAACCGATCCCCAgctacgacgacgacgacgactaccaCAGCTACAGCCCTGGCTACGGCCCACCCAAGGATCCCAACCCGCCACCGCCCTTCACTGCCGCTGTCACCGCCGCTCTCCTCGCCCGCCACCGCTGCGTACGATCCGACGATGCCGCGCAGCCGCTGCGCGCGCTCCGCGTCGACATGGAAGGGTACCACGGCGGCGACTCGCGCACCGTCGACAACTGGATCTCGTACGCTCTGAAGCAGGCCGGTACCGAACTTGAACTCGACCTCCGCTTCCGACGCGCCACCATCTGCATCCGCCCCTACTCCCTACACACGGAGGCCCGTGCCAGGACCGCGGTTAGCTCGAAGGAGGTTACCGGCGACGATGACGGCTTCCCCTCCAACGACAATGTCAGAGAAGCGATCTCCGCCTCCGAGGAGTATATCCACAATGAAAACTCTGCCGCCGACGATGTCAATGAAGCATTGACCGATGAGGACTACGATGATGCTGACGGATCTGACGCCGACGACGTCAGTGAAGCAATGACCGATGAGGACTACGACGACGCCGTCTCCTCGGAATCCGAGAAGGTAGCATATGTACCACGGTGGGAACTGCCACCGCCGGAGTACACCGTCCCGAGTGGTCTCTTCTCCTGCAGAGCGCTGCGATGTCTCCGCATTGGGCCCTGCAGACTCTCCCCGCCGGGAACCATCATGCTGCCCTCCCTCGAGGAGCTGCTCCTCGTACGCGTATCGGACGACGGGCAAGAAGTGCAGAGGCTCATCTCCGCCTGCCCGGGACTCGCTGACCTCACGCTCGAGGCCTGCGATACTGTGACGACCCTCTCCCTCCTCGACAACCGCCTCCGCAGACTCGCGCTCCGGTGCTGCCACAATCTGGCCAGCGTAGCTGTCGGCTCGTCAGAGCTTCAAGCCTTCGAGTACCGCGGCACCGTCCCCGAGGACTCGTTCCTGACCATAAGCGGCACGTCGGGGTCGTCGCTCACGTCCTGCAAGGTCGATATTTGCGGCGAGGAGGTATGGTCGTCGGAGGAGCTCACCAAGCTCAGGGAATTTCTGCAGCTGTTCGTAGACACGAAGCACCTCCACCTGCAGTCTGCTCGCCTGGGCTCTGGCTTCCACCACGACACCTTCGTAAGCTTCCAGAAATTCTCTAACCTCCGACACCTCGAGATGATGGGATGCCTGCCGCATGACGATGCCACCATTATTGTCAGCGCGATGAGCAGGATCCTCCAGCACGCTCCGGAAATAGAGGTGCTCTCGCTGGTCTTCCAACCAGAACCCGAGCCTGGCGACTACGACTACGAGCGGCTACCTGGCGGCCGGTATGGCTGCAAGGAACGCCAACTCCTCGACGTGCACCATCTTCAGTACAACAAGCACAACGTCCTGGACAAACCAACCGCGACGATCGCTTGCTTGACGGATCGAGTGAGGGAGATTAACCTAGTGCACTACCAGGGGGGCAGGGCACAGAGAACGCTAGCCAAATTCTTGCTCTGCAACGCTCTGGTTCTTGATGAACTCTACTGTGGATTTGTCCCGGGGCCGCTATGGATTCAGACTGAATTGAGGCGCGAGATCGAAGGCTGGGCCATGAACAACCCTGAAAGAAGGATCTTCTATTAGAATTAATGCTGATAAATAATTGCTTTCTTGTTAAAACTCCTCATCTTGGAAAATGCATGTTACTCCTTTGTCTATAAAAACATGTCTCAACTTTGTTAAATTTTGGATGTATTTATATACTAAATAAATGCGGTCTgcatacattcaaatttagataaaGTTGATACATCATGTTATAGACGGGAGAGTACTATCCTTTTTTCTCAGTAGCAAAGATATTGAATGATCCTTTAATATCCACTTTGCGTTGCACCGATGAATTCTGAAACCAAATACTTTTTCAAATTGACCGATTGTTTCTTCACTCAACTGCCGGCGAACTTCAATGCTAAAGCTATAGTGATATCAAACACTCTTTTTGGTTGGATTATGGATGATTTTGCAGTCTCTTCCAAACATAAATGGAGAGGGCGTTGTCTGATTTATGATGTCTTTTGCCACTAATATATTCTAAATTACACGAATTGGGAATGTATAAATTGTAGCGTTAATATGTCTTGTAATTTTTTACATTTCATATATCTTTATATCAATTTGTTGTTATATGATAAGTATAAATAATAGTTAAAACTGTAAGTTATTGAACACCAAAAACTATGGAGCCTTccattttgggatggagggaacCATTTTGTACTTATTGTTTCAAAGAAACTAATTCTTGTCTGGGCACTCCCTTGTCTTACAGCGTGCTCCCTCTTTTCGTCCGTTCGATCGAGTTTGTACGGTGCTGATCGAGCGGCGCTACAGTCCAACAAATATCTACCCCCACTTCCGTCGTTCCTCTTTCTTCGTTCTAAATCGAGGAACGAGTTCATCCCATTTCCCCCTCCCCTGCCGAGCTCCGCCGGCTAGCTCCGCCCTCAATCTCAACCCCTAAAGCAGCTTCCCGGAAGCGGCCCCTCCGATTGGAAGCCCCGGCGGGGGTTTCCTGCTAGTACCAGTAGATTCTCAATACAATTAACCCGTCGGAGGTTGTGCTCGGGGATCGACCCGTCGGAGGCGCGATTCGGTGGCGCGGGCCGGCGATTCGACTTTCCTCACGCGGGCGGAAGTCGGTGAAGAGGATTGGAAGTTCTATCTGCGTCGCGTCCTCGTCAAATCGAGCCCGCGGTCGTCGCGGACGTGATTTGAGGTTTCGGCGGAACACCATCTTCACTGTCGCTTGGTGAGTTCTCCGATCTCGCTCCATTTTTAGTTGTTCGGTTTCTTCCGTTTGTATCCATGGGCGCTTAGTTTCACCCATCCAGATTTTTGCACTGTGTTCCGAATTTTAGTCAGTTTCGATGGTTGCTGTTCGTGCATGAGATGTTGTGGCTGCGGCGCTGCGCTAGGTATGGCTCTGCTGATTGCAGTCACGGCGGTTGCGTGTCCATAGTGTTATTCGTTAGTAGCTCCAGAGCTTCTTCGTTGTCCATAGTATGCTCATTACATCATGTTTTTAAGCTTCATGCAATGTACATA
It includes:
- the LOC127347618 gene encoding uncharacterized protein, producing the protein MGSTQIGDDRISKLADGVLGHILSFLPAREAARAAALSTRWRRVLASVHTVSLEEPEKPIPSYDDDDDYHSYSPGYGPPKDPNPPPPFTAAVTAALLARHRCVRSDDAAQPLRALRVDMEGYHGGDSRTVDNWISYALKQAGTELELDLRFRRATICIRPYSLHTEARARTAVSSKEVTGDDDGFPSNDNVREAISASEEYIHNENSAADDVNEALTDEDYDDADGSDADDVSEAMTDEDYDDAVSSESEKVAYVPRWELPPPEYTVPSGLFSCRALRCLRIGPCRLSPPGTIMLPSLEELLLVRVSDDGQEVQRLISACPGLADLTLEACDTVTTLSLLDNRLRRLALRCCHNLASVAVGSSELQAFEYRGTVPEDSFLTISGTSGSSLTSCKVDICGEEVWSSEELTKLREFLQLFVDTKHLHLQSARLGSGFHHDTFVSFQKFSNLRHLEMMGCLPHDDATIIVSAMSRILQHAPEIEVLSLVFQPEPEPGDYDYERLPGGRYGCKERQLLDVHHLQYNKHNVLDKPTATIACLTDRVREINLVHYQGGRAQRTLAKFLLCNALVLDELYCGFVPGPLWIQTELRREIEGWAMNNPERRIFY